The Elusimicrobiota bacterium DNA segment GGCGCGACCATACAAGTCCTCAACTCCCTGGAGAAACCGAAAATGAACCCGCTCATCAAGGCCGTGCTCAACTGCCTGCCGCGCGCGGAAGTGAAGATGTTCCTCAACGAGGCCGAGACTGAGGACGCCAAGAAGGCCAAGGAGAAGGACGAGGCCGACAAGCTGGCGGCCAAGAACGCCGAGGAGACCGCGGCCAAAGAGAAGAAGGCGAAGGAAGACAAGGAGGCCGCGGACAAGAAGAAGGCCGAGAACGACGCGGCCGCCGCGCTGGTCGCCAAGAACGCGGCCGATGCCGCCGCCGCGGAGACCGCCCGCATCGCCGCGAAGAACGCTTCGGACGAAGCCGCCCGCGTGCAGGCCGAGAACGCCGCGAAGGTCGCGGCCGACAAGGCCGCCGCGGACGCCGCGGCCAAGGAAGCCTTCAACGCGCTGGAGAGGGCGCGGCAGACGCAGCAGCTCCCGGAGTTCGCCATGCCGCTCTCCCGGGAAGACCGCCTCAAGCTCGGGAAGGAACGCTATTAGCCGCACAGCCGGACCCCTGGCCTAGCCCGGGCATCTTAACGCAAGGAGTCGAACAATGCTCAACCTCAATCAGCAGGCCCTGGCTCCGGTCTTGGGTCAGTTGGACCTCAACATCCCGAACCGCGGGCTGGTCATCTCCGGACAGATCAGCCAGAACCAGGCCACGGCCCTCAAGGCCGGCGCGTTCGTCAAGCGCGACCCCGCGCAGGTCGGCGGCCTCCCGCAGTACCTGGAGGCCAGCGCCTCCGAGGACTCCGAGGGCGCCCTGCTCGGGACCTCGAAGGAGGACACCTTCGCCAAGGGCGAGCCGGTGTCCGTCGGTTCCGTGGGCAGCATCGTCTACCTGACGGCCAAGACCACCCTGGCCCCGCAGGCCAAGGTGGAGTGCAACGCGGACGGCAGCATGCAAGCCGTCGACACCGGCAAGCAGCGCGGCATCACGTTCGACCCGGGGGTCGCGGGAGAGCTCTTCCGCGTCCTCATCACCAACCCGGTCGCCTAGCGTTTCGAGCGACCTTAAGCAAGGAGACATAGAAAACATGTTCACCCGCAAGATGCTCGAAAACGCCGTGGCCGCCATCAAGGCCAATCCCATCCAGTACCAGCCCGGGCTGCAGATCGCCTTCAACGCCAACGGGGACGTGGACCCCGCGTCCACGGGCTTCAAGTTCCAGACCCAGACCACGACCCTCATCCGGGCCAAGGTCATGGAGCAGAAGTTCATGAAGATCAAGCCCTCCGAGTTCATGGGCGTCAACGTCGGCGAGGGCGCGTGGATGGGCGAGATCAAGACCAACCGCGTCTTCACGGTCGCCGGAGACTTCGAGTCCGCGATCGTGGGCACGGCCGAGGGCGCGATCGGCATCCCGCAGGTCGGCGCGAAGACCGCCCCCGTCTCCGTCGCGATCGCGACGGTCAACGTGGGCTACGAGTACACCATCCCCGAGGTCAACCAGGCGATGGCGTCCCTCAACTGGGACCCGGTCGAGAGCAAGATCAAGGGCACCAAGGAGTTCTGGGATCTCGGCATCCAGAAGATCGCCTTCCTGGGCCGCCTAAGCGACCCGGACAACTTCGAGGGGCTGCTCACCAGCTCGGACGTCAACGTGGTCTCCGACTTCATGCCCTGCATGATCAAGGACATGACGACCACGCAGCTGCAGACCCTGGTCTCCTCCATCCTGGCGCTGTTCTACGAGAACAGCAACAGGACCGCGCAGCCCGGCAACAACGCCATGGCCAACACCCTGGCGATCCCCATGGAGGACTGGCTCGGCCTCGACCGGCCGTGGTCCAAGGACTTCCCAAACATCTCCATCCGGGAGTACCTGGAGAAGGCCTTCAAGATGGCCACCCTCGACCAGAGCTTCAAGATCATCGGGCTGCCCTACTGCGATCAGGCAGTCAACGCGGGCTACGTCAGCGTGGCCGGCGCGAACCGCTACATCCTCTACCGCAACGACGGGGAGACGGTCAGCATGAACATCCCGGTGGACCTGATGATCCTCGC contains these protein-coding regions:
- a CDS encoding DUF2184 domain-containing protein; the encoded protein is MFTRKMLENAVAAIKANPIQYQPGLQIAFNANGDVDPASTGFKFQTQTTTLIRAKVMEQKFMKIKPSEFMGVNVGEGAWMGEIKTNRVFTVAGDFESAIVGTAEGAIGIPQVGAKTAPVSVAIATVNVGYEYTIPEVNQAMASLNWDPVESKIKGTKEFWDLGIQKIAFLGRLSDPDNFEGLLTSSDVNVVSDFMPCMIKDMTTTQLQTLVSSILALFYENSNRTAQPGNNAMANTLAIPMEDWLGLDRPWSKDFPNISIREYLEKAFKMATLDQSFKIIGLPYCDQAVNAGYVSVAGANRYILYRNDGETVSMNIPVDLMILAPNTGDNYKFNGVAVGQFSGSKFYRPAQALYLDYVPAA